In a single window of the Mycobacterium bourgelatii genome:
- the glyA gene encoding serine hydroxymethyltransferase gives MNTLNQPLATFDPDIAALIDSELGRQEDGLEMIASENYAPLAVLQAQGSVLTNKYAEGYPGRRYYGGCQFIDGIEQLAIDRVKDLFGAEYANVQPHSGATANAATMHALLSPGDTILGLSLAHGGHLTHGMRINFSGKLYNVAAYEVSEEDYLIDMDAVAEAARTQRPKLIIAGWSAYPRRLDFARFRAIADEVDALLMVDMAHFAGLVAAGLHPSPVPHAHVVTSTTHKTLGGPRGGIILSNDPAIAKKINSAVFPGQQGGPLEHVIAAKATAFKMAAQPEFVERQRRCLEGARILADRLTQPDVAEQGITVLTGGTDVHLVLVDLRHAQLDGQQAEDRLAAVDITVNRNAVPFDPRPPMVTSGLRIGTPALAARGFSADDFRAVADVIASALTATSDDELGPLRTRVQELAARHPLYPALKQP, from the coding sequence ATGAACACGCTGAATCAACCGCTCGCCACGTTCGACCCCGACATCGCCGCCCTGATCGACAGCGAGCTCGGCCGTCAGGAAGACGGTCTCGAGATGATCGCTTCGGAGAACTACGCTCCGCTGGCGGTGCTGCAGGCCCAGGGGTCGGTGCTGACCAACAAGTACGCCGAAGGCTACCCCGGCCGCCGCTATTACGGCGGCTGCCAGTTCATCGACGGCATCGAGCAGCTGGCCATCGACCGCGTCAAGGACCTCTTCGGCGCCGAATACGCCAATGTGCAACCACATTCGGGTGCCACCGCCAATGCCGCCACCATGCACGCGCTGCTCAGCCCTGGCGACACCATCCTCGGATTGTCACTGGCGCACGGCGGCCATCTCACCCACGGGATGCGCATCAACTTCTCCGGCAAGTTGTACAACGTCGCCGCTTACGAAGTGTCCGAAGAGGACTACCTCATCGACATGGATGCGGTCGCGGAGGCCGCCCGTACGCAACGGCCCAAGCTGATCATCGCGGGCTGGTCGGCCTACCCCCGCCGGCTGGACTTTGCCCGGTTCCGCGCAATCGCCGACGAGGTTGATGCGCTGTTGATGGTCGATATGGCGCACTTCGCCGGTCTGGTGGCAGCCGGACTGCATCCCAGCCCAGTACCGCACGCCCACGTCGTCACCTCGACCACCCACAAAACGCTGGGCGGGCCTCGCGGCGGCATCATCTTGTCCAACGACCCCGCCATCGCCAAGAAAATCAATTCCGCGGTGTTCCCCGGACAGCAGGGTGGACCACTCGAGCACGTCATCGCCGCCAAGGCCACCGCATTCAAGATGGCAGCACAACCCGAATTCGTTGAACGCCAACGACGTTGCTTGGAAGGTGCGCGCATCCTCGCGGACCGACTGACCCAGCCCGATGTGGCCGAGCAGGGCATCACCGTGTTGACCGGCGGAACCGACGTACACCTGGTTCTGGTCGACCTCCGGCACGCCCAACTTGACGGGCAGCAAGCCGAGGACCGGCTGGCCGCGGTCGACATCACGGTCAACCGCAATGCCGTGCCATTCGACCCCCGGCCGCCGATGGTGACCTCGGGGTTGCGAATCGGCACCCCGGCGTTGGCCGCACGAGGCTTCTCGGCCGACGACTTCCGCGCCGTGGCTGATGTCATCGCTTCGGCACTGACAGCCACCAGTGACGACGAATTGGGTCCGCTCCGCACCCGAGTCCAAGAGTTGGCCGCGCGCCACCCGCTCTACCCTGCCCTGAAACAGCCGTGA
- the gcvT gene encoding glycine cleavage system aminomethyltransferase GcvT → MGASSPLLDVHRVLGARFTDFAGWQMPVRYGSELTEHHAVRSAAGLFDLSHMGEIEIVGPDAAAVLDYALVGAFGPVKVGKAKYSLLCAENGGVLDDLVAYRLAADRFLVVANAANTAVVHAALTRRAAGFDATITDRSAEMALIALQGPVAERVLCKTVDPTDVGTVTGLKYYAATELRIGTMPILLARTGYTGEDGFELYVANDRAIDLWWLLLDAGADHGVAPAGLACRDTLRLEAGMPLYGNELSPETTPYDAGLGKAVRLDKDFVGRDALAQYAKWGPLRNLVGLQGIGRRAARQGYGVYTKDGAHRIGTVTSGALSPTLGHPVALCYVATGSVGLGSVVSVDIRGGDERFRVVETPFYSRSRS, encoded by the coding sequence ATGGGGGCATCATCGCCCCTCCTCGACGTGCACCGCGTACTCGGGGCCCGCTTCACCGACTTCGCCGGTTGGCAGATGCCGGTGCGGTACGGCAGCGAGCTCACCGAGCATCACGCCGTCCGCTCGGCCGCCGGGTTGTTCGACCTGTCCCACATGGGCGAGATCGAGATCGTCGGACCCGACGCGGCGGCCGTGCTCGACTACGCGCTCGTCGGCGCGTTCGGACCCGTCAAGGTCGGCAAAGCCAAGTACTCGCTGCTGTGCGCTGAGAACGGCGGCGTGCTCGACGATCTGGTGGCCTACCGACTCGCCGCAGACCGCTTCCTGGTGGTCGCCAACGCGGCCAACACGGCGGTCGTGCACGCCGCACTCACCCGGCGAGCGGCCGGGTTCGACGCCACGATCACCGACCGCTCCGCGGAGATGGCGCTCATCGCGCTGCAAGGACCCGTCGCGGAGCGGGTGCTCTGCAAGACCGTCGACCCGACTGACGTGGGGACGGTGACCGGACTCAAGTACTACGCGGCAACCGAGTTGCGCATCGGCACCATGCCGATCCTGTTGGCCCGCACCGGATACACCGGAGAAGACGGCTTCGAGCTGTACGTTGCCAACGACCGCGCCATCGATCTGTGGTGGCTGCTGCTGGACGCCGGTGCTGACCATGGGGTGGCCCCGGCGGGCCTGGCTTGCCGCGACACTTTGCGGCTGGAGGCGGGCATGCCGCTCTACGGTAACGAATTGTCCCCGGAGACAACCCCTTACGACGCCGGCCTGGGCAAGGCCGTGCGACTCGACAAAGACTTCGTGGGTCGGGACGCGCTCGCGCAGTATGCCAAATGGGGACCGCTGCGCAATCTCGTCGGGTTGCAGGGCATCGGGCGGCGGGCCGCGCGCCAGGGATACGGCGTGTACACGAAGGACGGTGCGCACCGAATCGGAACTGTCACCTCTGGCGCGCTGTCGCCCACGCTGGGCCACCCGGTCGCGCTGTGTTACGTCGCCACCGGCTCGGTTGGACTCGGTTCCGTTGTCTCCGTGGATATTCGGGGCGGCGACGAGCGCTTTCGTGTCGTCGAGACCCCCTTCTACTCACGGAGCCGATCCTGA
- a CDS encoding PP2C family protein-serine/threonine phosphatase, whose protein sequence is MEFAGVTDIGRHRRNNQDRWAADADQSLFIVADGVAGSTDGELAAALVTELLPTYVARHLKPDVEGEVVEIEPEALGRAIEDFCADFRGYASTDPRAAGATSTVVAAVVTGSRLLVAHLGDSRAYLLRDQELQCLTRDHNLLRELIDAGKVDVADADRHPARNTLTRHVAMLPRALPDSSAVGLEPGDRILLCSDGLYSVVDKPSLERILASHPVPEDACTALVAAANEAGGPDNITAIVINV, encoded by the coding sequence GTGGAGTTTGCGGGCGTCACCGACATCGGCCGTCATCGACGCAACAATCAGGACCGGTGGGCCGCGGATGCCGATCAGTCGCTGTTCATCGTCGCCGATGGAGTGGCGGGCAGCACCGACGGTGAACTGGCCGCTGCCCTGGTAACCGAACTGCTGCCGACGTACGTCGCCCGCCATCTCAAACCCGACGTCGAGGGCGAAGTCGTCGAAATCGAGCCAGAAGCGCTCGGCCGCGCGATTGAGGATTTCTGTGCCGACTTCCGCGGATATGCAAGCACCGATCCCCGGGCCGCCGGTGCCACCAGCACCGTGGTGGCGGCGGTGGTCACGGGGTCTCGACTTCTGGTGGCCCATCTGGGCGACAGCCGCGCATACCTGCTCCGCGACCAGGAGCTGCAGTGCCTGACCCGCGATCACAATCTGCTGCGGGAGCTCATAGACGCGGGCAAGGTCGATGTCGCAGACGCCGACCGGCACCCGGCACGCAACACGCTGACCCGGCATGTGGCGATGCTGCCGCGGGCGCTTCCCGATAGCTCTGCGGTGGGTCTGGAGCCCGGCGATCGGATCCTGCTGTGCAGCGACGGCCTCTACAGCGTGGTCGACAAACCGTCCCTGGAGCGAATACTGGCGTCGCATCCCGTACCCGAGGATGCTTGCACCGCTCTGGTCGCGGCCGCCAACGAGGCCGGCGGACCGGACAACATCACCGCCATCGTCATCAACGTCTAG
- the mbhE gene encoding hydrogen gas-evolving membrane-bound hydrogenase subunit E, with protein sequence MTTASSTAETRETDDRQRMPTDWQGWTSAALALIGFVVCLWAWRTGGGTVTLPWVPSLGLHLSFAFDGLAALYSMLACGIGALVFCYGTAYLSLHLKHKERPARDRWQFWPWMALFAVAMVGLATAQDLVLLFLFFDVTAICSYFLIGFDRDEPHARRAALMALLVTVASAVAMLIAAVLLYAHYGTFSIPDLLDRIEPGTTATVAGALLAVAALAKSAQVPLHFWLPKAMAAPTPVSAYLHSAAMVAAGVLVLGRVHPLLAHSKVVLTGLLVVGVASIVVGGVLALGQDVLKQVLAYSTISQYGYVVMLYGIDGDTAAGAAAFYVLAHGLAKSALFMTAGAVTMSTGEQRLSRLGGMARHRPLLAAAALIAAANLAGLPLTAGFFKDELFFEAEAGAGPVLAGLAVLAAGLTLAYIGRFWVLLFLGPTRTEPEPTPRLLTAPVVVLAAVGVLGGLVPQLLSGLATDAGAVTNGAPIQLSPAYHLDARPANLMALSAWALGFSLLAVPRLRDAISLALARVGERVGPLRIYTRSLRALARLSAAIHDFEVRDLRSSVAAVLVPAGVLTTLAFAVTPTAGEYVVGRVRGVDWVVLPLLGLVIIATLATAWARARVGMVLALAVVGFALAAVYALLAAPDIALVAVLVETMITLIFIAAFAHLPKDEPTREHGGLAGTLVLPRSGRPRRRWRSVSAGILAGVTAFATVWGFLSSPTSAPSVADEYIRSTPSAHGKDVVTVIITDFRGLDTLAEITVLLVAVVGVATLLKEGKLW encoded by the coding sequence GTGACCACTGCTTCCAGCACAGCGGAAACGCGCGAGACGGACGACCGTCAGCGGATGCCGACAGACTGGCAAGGTTGGACTTCCGCCGCGCTCGCGCTCATCGGGTTCGTCGTGTGTCTGTGGGCCTGGCGCACCGGTGGTGGAACGGTCACGTTGCCATGGGTGCCGTCGCTGGGCCTGCACCTGAGCTTCGCGTTCGACGGACTGGCGGCACTGTATTCGATGTTGGCCTGCGGCATCGGTGCCCTGGTTTTCTGCTACGGCACGGCCTATCTGTCTCTGCACCTGAAGCACAAAGAGCGCCCGGCGCGGGACCGGTGGCAATTCTGGCCGTGGATGGCCCTGTTCGCGGTGGCGATGGTGGGCTTGGCGACGGCGCAGGACCTGGTGCTGCTGTTCTTGTTCTTCGATGTGACCGCGATCTGCTCGTACTTTCTGATCGGCTTCGACCGGGACGAGCCACACGCCCGCCGGGCGGCCCTGATGGCGCTGCTGGTGACCGTGGCCAGCGCCGTCGCCATGCTGATCGCCGCCGTGCTGCTGTACGCGCATTACGGGACCTTTTCGATACCTGACCTGCTCGACCGCATCGAGCCCGGGACGACGGCCACCGTCGCCGGGGCGCTGCTCGCGGTGGCGGCGCTGGCCAAGAGTGCGCAGGTGCCTCTGCATTTCTGGCTGCCCAAGGCGATGGCAGCGCCGACACCGGTCTCGGCCTACCTGCACTCGGCGGCCATGGTCGCCGCGGGGGTGCTCGTTCTGGGCCGGGTGCATCCGTTGCTCGCGCACAGCAAGGTCGTGCTGACCGGCCTATTGGTGGTCGGCGTGGCATCCATCGTGGTCGGCGGCGTCCTCGCGCTCGGCCAGGATGTGCTCAAGCAAGTGCTGGCTTACTCGACGATCTCGCAGTACGGCTACGTGGTGATGCTGTACGGCATCGACGGCGACACTGCGGCCGGTGCGGCGGCCTTCTACGTGCTTGCCCACGGCCTGGCCAAGAGCGCCCTGTTCATGACGGCGGGTGCGGTGACGATGTCGACCGGGGAACAACGCCTGTCTCGCCTCGGCGGCATGGCACGCCACAGACCGCTGCTGGCGGCAGCGGCCCTCATCGCGGCGGCCAACCTGGCTGGGTTGCCCCTGACCGCGGGGTTCTTCAAGGACGAGTTGTTCTTCGAGGCGGAGGCCGGCGCCGGGCCGGTGCTGGCCGGCCTCGCCGTTCTCGCCGCGGGTCTGACGTTGGCCTACATAGGACGGTTCTGGGTGTTGCTGTTCCTGGGCCCGACGCGCACCGAACCCGAGCCGACACCACGCCTGCTGACGGCCCCCGTCGTCGTCTTGGCGGCGGTCGGGGTGCTCGGCGGATTGGTGCCGCAATTGCTCAGCGGTTTGGCCACGGATGCCGGAGCCGTCACCAACGGCGCGCCCATCCAGTTGTCGCCCGCCTACCACCTGGACGCGCGTCCGGCGAACCTGATGGCGCTGAGTGCGTGGGCGTTGGGGTTTTCGCTGCTGGCCGTGCCGCGCCTCCGGGACGCGATCTCGCTCGCCCTGGCGCGGGTGGGCGAACGGGTCGGGCCGCTGCGGATTTACACCCGAAGTCTGCGGGCGCTGGCGCGGCTCTCCGCGGCGATTCACGACTTCGAGGTGCGCGACCTGCGTAGCAGTGTCGCCGCGGTGCTGGTTCCCGCCGGTGTGTTGACCACATTGGCCTTTGCCGTCACGCCGACGGCCGGCGAGTACGTGGTGGGGCGCGTGCGCGGTGTCGACTGGGTGGTCTTGCCATTGCTGGGCCTGGTCATCATCGCGACCCTGGCCACCGCGTGGGCCCGCGCCCGGGTGGGAATGGTGTTGGCGCTGGCGGTGGTCGGCTTCGCTCTGGCAGCCGTGTACGCGCTGCTGGCGGCCCCCGACATCGCATTGGTGGCGGTTCTCGTCGAGACGATGATCACCCTCATCTTCATCGCCGCGTTCGCGCACCTACCGAAGGACGAACCCACCCGCGAACACGGTGGACTCGCTGGGACGTTGGTGCTGCCGCGCAGCGGGCGCCCCCGTCGGCGCTGGCGCAGCGTGTCGGCCGGGATCCTCGCGGGGGTAACCGCCTTCGCCACCGTGTGGGGCTTCCTCTCGTCGCCGACCAGCGCACCGAGTGTGGCCGACGAGTACATCCGTAGCACGCCGAGCGCCCACGGGAAGGACGTCGTCACCGTCATCATCACCGACTTCCGCGGCCTGGACACCCTGGCCGAGATCACGGTGCTGCTCGTCGCCGTCGTCGGTGTGGCAACGCTGCTCAAAGAGGGCAAGCTCTGGTGA
- a CDS encoding MnhB domain-containing protein yields the protein MRRKDVVLRVVAQVLLGPSLMVAAALIVKGYVDVGDGFAAGMVVALAVALCYVALGAPTAERMLPLLRFAPQVAVAGLLLSLLVGFLPLLFDKPLFSHFPARGQRVVTIGSLELFTPLLFDIGVFLLVFGVMAMLLHQFSGPERLVTETIDDADGEDGEGGIR from the coding sequence GTGAGGCGCAAGGACGTGGTGCTGCGGGTCGTGGCGCAAGTGCTGTTGGGCCCGAGTCTCATGGTGGCGGCGGCCCTCATCGTCAAGGGGTACGTCGATGTGGGGGACGGGTTCGCCGCCGGCATGGTCGTCGCCCTGGCTGTGGCGTTGTGTTACGTAGCGCTCGGGGCGCCGACGGCGGAGAGGATGTTGCCGCTGCTGCGCTTCGCGCCGCAAGTGGCCGTCGCGGGTCTGCTGCTCTCGTTGCTCGTGGGTTTCCTTCCGTTGCTTTTTGACAAGCCCTTGTTCAGCCATTTCCCCGCACGCGGTCAGCGGGTTGTGACGATCGGCTCGCTGGAATTGTTCACCCCGCTGCTCTTCGACATCGGGGTCTTCCTGCTCGTCTTCGGGGTGATGGCGATGCTGCTGCACCAGTTCTCTGGCCCCGAACGCCTTGTCACGGAAACCATCGACGACGCAGACGGCGAAGACGGGGAGGGCGGCATCCGATGA
- a CDS encoding sodium:proton antiporter: MMFAFAMTAAVLFGGGAYLLLQRDLVRMVVGVALVSQAAVVALIGASLTRGQAPISPEAGDPVSDPLPQALMLTALVIGLATLALLLALVHRAVVVFRTAQSDELAAQESRHEERLQRDRQRDTSEMT; the protein is encoded by the coding sequence ATGATGTTCGCGTTCGCGATGACGGCCGCCGTGCTTTTCGGCGGTGGGGCCTACCTGCTGCTGCAACGTGACCTGGTGCGCATGGTCGTGGGCGTCGCCCTCGTGTCGCAGGCCGCCGTGGTGGCGCTGATCGGTGCCAGCCTGACCCGTGGACAGGCGCCCATTTCCCCTGAAGCCGGGGACCCGGTGAGTGACCCTTTGCCGCAGGCGCTGATGCTGACCGCGCTCGTCATCGGGCTCGCCACCCTGGCGTTGCTGCTCGCGCTGGTGCACCGCGCCGTGGTGGTGTTCCGGACCGCGCAGAGCGACGAACTCGCTGCTCAGGAGAGCAGGCACGAAGAGCGGCTGCAGCGTGACCGGCAGCGGGATACCAGTGAGATGACGTGA
- a CDS encoding complex I subunit 5 family protein, with translation MALSLVLLVPWTAGTVLIALDGRRRYVAWAAVAALVATFIAIVFLTFDVLSPGPDQVTTGGWQAGVGIVLNADALGMLFALVSVLVLIFAVANEAIVGVHARTFPGLVVLLAAGLTGLFLTADVFNFYVFFEISMIASYALTTYGGLARQLRAALIFAAVNLLGSFVFLISVAGTYHITGALAMADVAQRIHDAGPNATLLVAVGFFVAFSVKLGLFPFHFWLPTVYTGTRPAVAAILSGAVSNIGSYGLLRFGAGLFPDELRFAATAIIALGVVSMLYGGVVAVSRGDIGETLAYSAIGQVGYMLIALGIGGSIGLAAAVVYSIINAVNKGLLFLAAGLRGPLVAAAFAIGAFSVAGVPPAGGFIAKLEVFRTAVVGDRPQLVVLLVVGSVLSLVYMFQIYQRKFWRPDDAPAGVAEPSALPARALVAVFAVLVLAIGLAAEPLLSMCQDGADVLLGRL, from the coding sequence ATGGCGCTGTCGTTGGTTCTGCTTGTGCCCTGGACGGCGGGCACGGTACTCATCGCGCTGGACGGCCGTCGCCGCTATGTCGCCTGGGCCGCCGTCGCAGCGTTGGTCGCCACGTTCATTGCCATCGTCTTTCTCACCTTCGACGTGCTCTCACCCGGACCCGATCAGGTGACGACGGGTGGCTGGCAGGCCGGTGTGGGCATCGTGCTGAATGCCGATGCGCTGGGGATGCTGTTCGCGCTGGTCTCGGTTTTGGTGCTGATCTTTGCGGTTGCCAACGAGGCGATCGTCGGCGTGCACGCCCGGACGTTTCCCGGGCTGGTGGTGCTGCTCGCCGCGGGCTTGACCGGTCTGTTCCTTACCGCTGACGTGTTCAATTTCTACGTCTTCTTCGAGATATCGATGATCGCGTCGTACGCGCTGACCACCTATGGCGGGCTGGCCCGTCAGTTGCGCGCGGCGCTGATCTTTGCCGCAGTGAACCTGCTCGGTTCGTTCGTCTTCTTGATCTCGGTCGCGGGGACGTACCACATCACGGGCGCGCTGGCCATGGCCGACGTCGCGCAGCGGATCCACGACGCCGGCCCGAATGCCACGCTGCTCGTGGCGGTCGGATTCTTCGTTGCCTTCAGCGTCAAGCTCGGCCTCTTCCCTTTCCACTTCTGGCTGCCGACGGTCTACACCGGCACACGCCCGGCCGTCGCCGCCATCCTCAGCGGCGCCGTGTCCAACATCGGCAGCTACGGCCTGCTGCGCTTTGGCGCCGGCCTGTTCCCCGACGAGCTGCGATTTGCCGCGACGGCGATCATCGCGCTGGGCGTCGTATCGATGCTCTACGGCGGCGTCGTGGCGGTGTCACGCGGTGACATCGGCGAGACACTTGCCTACTCGGCCATCGGCCAGGTCGGCTACATGCTCATCGCGTTAGGCATCGGCGGCTCGATCGGACTGGCGGCGGCCGTCGTCTACAGCATTATCAACGCCGTGAACAAGGGGCTGCTGTTCCTGGCTGCGGGGCTGCGGGGGCCCTTGGTGGCGGCGGCATTTGCGATCGGGGCATTCAGCGTCGCCGGCGTGCCTCCGGCCGGCGGATTCATCGCGAAGTTGGAAGTGTTCCGGACCGCCGTCGTCGGGGACCGGCCGCAGCTGGTGGTGCTGCTGGTCGTCGGCAGCGTGCTTTCGCTGGTGTACATGTTTCAGATCTATCAGCGGAAGTTCTGGCGCCCCGACGATGCGCCTGCCGGCGTCGCAGAGCCCAGCGCGCTACCGGCGCGCGCGCTCGTCGCGGTCTTCGCGGTTTTGGTGCTGGCTATTGGCCTGGCGGCAGAACCGTTGCTCAGCATGTGTCAGGACGGCGCCGATGTATTGCTGGGGAGGTTGTAG